Proteins from a genomic interval of Enterococcus faecium:
- a CDS encoding ComE operon protein 2, with product MLEKSSKACDTNKEKVTDKSHNERIPWDQYFMAQAVLLSLRSTCTRLEVGATLVREKRIIAGGYNGAVSGDVHCIDEGCYVVDGHCLRTIHAEMNALLQCAKLGIPTEGSEIYVTHFPCLACTKALLQAGVKGINYLHDYRNDPYAQALIEQLGVSVHQVALDSQHFSKLQNELTGKHV from the coding sequence ATGTTAGAAAAATCTTCAAAAGCATGCGATACGAATAAAGAAAAAGTTACTGATAAGTCACATAATGAACGCATTCCTTGGGACCAGTACTTTATGGCTCAGGCAGTACTGTTATCTTTACGTAGTACGTGTACACGTTTAGAAGTAGGAGCGACACTCGTTCGAGAAAAAAGGATCATTGCTGGCGGCTATAATGGAGCAGTCAGTGGAGATGTCCACTGCATAGATGAAGGGTGTTACGTCGTGGATGGACACTGCTTGCGAACGATCCATGCAGAGATGAATGCACTCCTACAGTGTGCAAAACTTGGTATCCCGACGGAAGGTTCAGAAATCTATGTCACACATTTTCCATGTTTGGCCTGTACAAAGGCTTTGTTGCAAGCTGGTGTGAAAGGGATCAATTATCTCCATGACTATCGAAATGATCCTTATGCCCAAGCGTTGATCGAACAATTAGGTGTATCTGTACACCAAGTTGCTTTAGACTCACAGCATTTTTCAAAACTTCAAAATGAATTAACAGGAAAACATGTCTAG